TTGAGCGAGGCTGCCTAAGGGCGCGTCAGGATAACGAGTTGGCACGTAGAACTGGTCCAAGTAGAGGCAGTGATTTCTTAACATATTGAGGCTTTGATCTATGTGGCTTGCAAGTCCTAGAAGTTCGAGTAGCGAGTGGACTTTCGGGAATTTTCCCTGTTTTTCGACCAAGAAAGATTTTAAAAGCTTTTCGGCTCCTTGCTGGCAATGGAAGCAGACTTGATTGAAAAGCTTTTCGCCGTAGGCGAGATCCGCCATCTTTTCGTCTTCTAAGGCAAGCTCTATCCATCGGCTGCTATCGCTCATAGAGGATTTGGCCCTTTTTAAGGATCTCATCGACTACAAAGAAATTCCCGGTCTTGGTTTCTCTCTCGAACTCTTCGGGTGTATACACGAGAAAATTGACCGCCACTGAAGGTTGAGTAACTGCGGCGACCTCAAGGCATCGGTCAAGGGGTCGTTTCGCCGTTTCCTTAATGATGGCCAGGTCAATGTCGCTTCCTTCTTTGACGTCTCCTTGGGCCAATGAGCCGAAGAGAATTATTTTTTGCGGCTGGTAGCGGCTCTTTAGTTTTTCCACGATTGCCTCAAGTTCTCTATGGAGCAAGTGTTCTCGATCAAGAAGCTGTTCCAGTAACGACTTGACCTCTTCTGGAAAAGGATTTGTCGCGTTCGAATTGAAAAATATCCCGGAACGCCTGATCAATCCCTGCCTGCTTCGTCTTAGGCAGAACCACGCAATGGCAGTAATCTTTTTACCGTACGTCGGATCGTCGAAAACGCCGTTCGGGTAGCGGCTTGGAATATGTTTTCCGCCGCGAAAGAGATGAAAAGCATCGCCATACACCGCCGCCATCAAATTTTCACGAGTCGTCGAAGGGAAACCGAAGGCGTCAATGAGACCGAGCACGATCAAATTCGGTTTTCCTTCGGGAAATTTGGGTAGCGCATCTTCTATGATGATCTCTCTAAGCTCTCCACTCTCAGGAGTCGATCTGTCAAGCTCGTCTGGAGGCATTCGTTCAGCCACGCGATAGTCAACGGTAGCCCTGGAGCCTGCGTACATCTCGTTGCCCGAAGCGTCCTTTTCTGGAGGGATGTTAAATGGTAATTCGCCGCATCGGGTCTTCACATCCCCGTAAATCTCGCAGCCGGCGATTCTGACACGAAAATCACAATCTTTGTTTCCCTTGCCCGGTGCATGCAGCTCGATGTCGTCGCTAATGGAGGCCAAAAGAGCGGCGGTGTAGATTTCGTAAACGGTCCGGATAGATTGGTTTTCGTCCAGCAACTGCCTCTTGTAGGCATTCGCTAAGAGCTGAACACTCAGGCGACGTTTTAGGTAGCGAAGATCGCTCTCGGCCTGGTGAAACAAGGCTTCCGCGTCTTTGCCGATTGCACTCAGCCGATTGAAGGCTCGTTGAAGATCCTTACTGTTTAAGATTTCCGAGAGCGTAGGAAATCTCCCGTCAAGGTCCAGAGTTTCAACCGCTTTATTCATTCGCCCCATTATATCATCAAGCTGTTGATGCGTCAGAGCTTCGGTTTACTTTTATGCCATTCCGTTGCTTGCTCGTAAGCGTACGCGACTTTCAGCATCGTCGCTTCGTCGAAGTGCTTGCCGATGATCTGCAACCCGATCGGCATACTTTCAGAGTCGAAGCCGCAGGGGAGCGAGAGGCCGGGAAGCCCCGCGAGGTTGACCGAGATGGTGAAAATGTCCGACAGGTACATTTCCAGCGGATCGGCGGTTTTCGCGCCGACCTTGAAGGCGGTCGTCGGGGCGGTCGGTGTGACGATAACGTCGCATTTTTTGAACGCTTCTTCGAAATCGCGCTTGATCAGCGCTCTCACTTTCTGCGCCTTGAGGTAATAAGCGTCGTAATAACCTGAGGAGAGAGCGTAGGTCCCGAGCATGATGCGCCGCTTCACCTCCGGGCCGAAGCCTTCCTGCCGGGTCTTGAAATAGGTCTCGGCCAAATCCTTGGCCGGCGCGCGGTAGCCGTATTTCATACCGTCGTAGCGCGCGAGATTGGAGCTCGCCTCGGCCGTCGCGATGAGGTAATAAACCGCGACCGCGTACTCGGTATACGGCAGCGAGACATCGACGACCTCGGCGCCGTTTCTCCCCAACGTCCGCACCGCATCGTGGACCGCTTTTTCCACCAGGGGCTGCATCCCCGGAATGAAATATTCTTTCGGCAGGCCTACTTTGAGTCCTTTCACGTTTCCGTCGAGATAACTCGCATAAGGCGGCACCGGCGCGGGAACGGAAGTGGAATCCGCGGGGTCGTGTCCGGCGATCGCCTCGAGCATGAGCGCAGAGTCCATCGTGTCTTTGGTCATCGGTCCGACCTGATCCAGCGAGGAGGCGAAGGCGATCACGCCGTAGCGGCTTACTCTCCCGTACGTCGGCTTCAATCCGACGATGCCGCAGCAAGCGGCG
This region of Candidatus Binatia bacterium genomic DNA includes:
- the gatA gene encoding Asp-tRNA(Asn)/Glu-tRNA(Gln) amidotransferase subunit GatA; translation: MSLHTLTIHELSAKLKKREVSSVELTEAVFARISSAEARLHSYITLCRESALAEAKRADERLKSDGDESPLLGIPIALKDIFLTEGVLTTCASKILGNFIPPYDATVVKKLNAGGAVIVGKTNMDEFAMGSSTENSAFAVTRNPWNTERVPGGSSGGSAAAVAADECIAALGTDTGGSIRQPAACCGIVGLKPTYGRVSRYGVIAFASSLDQVGPMTKDTMDSALMLEAIAGHDPADSTSVPAPVPPYASYLDGNVKGLKVGLPKEYFIPGMQPLVEKAVHDAVRTLGRNGAEVVDVSLPYTEYAVAVYYLIATAEASSNLARYDGMKYGYRAPAKDLAETYFKTRQEGFGPEVKRRIMLGTYALSSGYYDAYYLKAQKVRALIKRDFEEAFKKCDVIVTPTAPTTAFKVGAKTADPLEMYLSDIFTISVNLAGLPGLSLPCGFDSESMPIGLQIIGKHFDEATMLKVAYAYEQATEWHKSKPKL
- a CDS encoding HEPN domain-containing protein; this encodes MSDSSRWIELALEDEKMADLAYGEKLFNQVCFHCQQGAEKLLKSFLVEKQGKFPKVHSLLELLGLASHIDQSLNMLRNHCLYLDQFYVPTRYPDAPLGSLAQGAPNQADAKNAIDGFRQIKATITQKLP
- a CDS encoding nucleotidyltransferase domain-containing protein, whose translation is MNKAVETLDLDGRFPTLSEILNSKDLQRAFNRLSAIGKDAEALFHQAESDLRYLKRRLSVQLLANAYKRQLLDENQSIRTVYEIYTAALLASISDDIELHAPGKGNKDCDFRVRIAGCEIYGDVKTRCGELPFNIPPEKDASGNEMYAGSRATVDYRVAERMPPDELDRSTPESGELREIIIEDALPKFPEGKPNLIVLGLIDAFGFPSTTRENLMAAVYGDAFHLFRGGKHIPSRYPNGVFDDPTYGKKITAIAWFCLRRSRQGLIRRSGIFFNSNATNPFPEEVKSLLEQLLDREHLLHRELEAIVEKLKSRYQPQKIILFGSLAQGDVKEGSDIDLAIIKETAKRPLDRCLEVAAVTQPSVAVNFLVYTPEEFERETKTGNFFVVDEILKKGQILYER